The Cherax quadricarinatus isolate ZL_2023a unplaced genomic scaffold, ASM3850222v1 Contig1065, whole genome shotgun sequence genomic sequence tctatggtgtcattccctaaatggtgtcacccggggtgcccCCCCCGCCCCCCCTTAGGACGCccctgtctgagggcaatgtatggtgtgaatataatgcagagaatttgtagtttggaagttaggaggtgctgGATagccaaaactgttgttcagagggctgaggaagggttgttgatgtggttcggacatgcatagagaatggaacgaaacagaatgacttcgagagtgtataaatctgtagtggagggaaggtggggtagaggtcagcctaggaaaggatggagggagggggtaaaggaggttttgtatgcgaggggtttggacttccagcaagcatgagtgagCGTCTTTAATAGAAGTGAAtggggacaaatggtttttaatacttgacgtgctgttggagtgtaagcaaagtaacatttttgaagggattcaggtgatgttcctccacaaatgtttgaacctcactccactttgcacaaatgtccttaatcactgaagacaGCACCTTCTTCCcagtctcttcctcctcctctgaagcaatttcttcagctgtggtctgttgctgttccagatgaaggtcttgcagctcttcagtggttagctcttcactgtggtcatccaccaactcaTCCACTTCCTGGCTACACTAGAtaccacaacaggcatagggttgtcaggtgtttgaggggaagtaccctgtctggtgtgtagggcagtgccctggctggtgtgtgtgaggaagtgccctggctgatgtgtttggggaagtaccctggctggtgtgttctttcttgaattctatcgtgtttcttgccttctttatcaaagggctggcactaggagctttctttgggcccatggtggcttatttagcagttacacacaataaacaagtgcaaGAAAcagtggattattatgaaatgtttcacaTGACcatgcagggtaatgttcactcaccgagaaacaacGCCACACTGACTGAAAATGCATATGTGGGAGGCTTTGTGTGTGCGCAGGCACTCAGACGTGTTCTGTATGACTGACGTAACCAGAGGGAATTAACAAAAACAGActatattttgacgcaaaaagaCAGCGATAACTGAAAATCACGAAATCAGAGGGTAATGAAAACAGAaagtccactgtattattattattattattattattattattattattattactattattattgttattattgtttttgttatttctgggaaaaattaaaaaaaaaataccactgtAAAACATTGAATATTGCCATAGGCCTATGGAAAGTGTCCCATAGGCCTATGAAGAGGCCTAGAGGATATTAATTTCTTCCAAAGGTTTTAGCTATAAGAAGCACATTTGATATAGTTGGATCACCTTTTAGACTGTTTTTTTAAACAGCTGTAACAGCTGGAGACTAGGCCTGCTGTCTTTTTATTTTTACATTACTGTGTGCAAATTCTATAGGCCTACTGCCATGTTTTACAGTTTATACATTAATTTTGGCAAATTATATAGGCCTACTGTCTCATTTTAGAGTTTGTACATTACTTTGGGAAATTTTATAGGCTTACTGTTTTGTTTCACAATGACTTTAAGAAGAATGAGACTTGGGTAGGCCTGGTTGAAGCTGAAACTACTGTAGTGTTGGATTCTATCCATGGATACCAGGGTACTATCCATGGATACCAGGTCCATGGATACCAGGGTACTGTCCATGGATACCAGGGTACTATCCATGGATACCAGGTCCATGGATACCAGGGTACTATCCATGGATACCAGGTCCATGGATACCAGGGTACTATCCATGGATACCATGGTACTACTGTATAAAGGTCTTATTGCttatttatgatgataataataataataataataataataataagaataataatattcaTGATCTTTGCAGATAATGATATTTTAGTAACAGAGTTGTTCTTGTTGTTACAGGGTAGTTGATGGAGAAGGTGGTGTATGCATTATCCGGCGCAACGGCTGTGAGCGCATGCGTTGCTGCATGGGCCGTGTATAAGTGGGTGTGCACCCGGTCAGCACTGCGGGCATACACGCACGTGTACACTGATGCCAGGGAGGTACAGCGTTACCTGGAACACCATTATGGCAGCCTGGCTGACCTGTCGGAGCTGAAAGATATTGTTCCAGAAGAGGCAGTGGACTACCAGCGGCGGCTGGCTGACTTCTGTGGGGTGGCATGTGAACGATGGCAGGTGGCCAAGGACCGCGTGCTGGATGTGGGTTGCGGCCCTGGTGGCTTGTCGTTCCATCTCAGCCGCCACTTCCGCCAAGTCATTGGCACCGACGTCAGCTATGAGATGATCACTGCGGCACAGACGCTCAAGCAATTTGGCGAGTTTGCTGTGTCGTTCCCCAGTGAGGGTGGCAACCACGTGTCGTTCCACAGCATTAGGGTCCCGGATGACTCATCCAGGGAACGAGTGGAGTTCTGGGATGAGGACGCCTGTGCTCTGGCATACACCTGCGGCACCTTTGATTGTGTTGTTGCCTCAAATGTCCTCACTGTCATGTATGACCCTAAGTCGTTCCTGCAGGATATTCACCGCTATGTGACTAATGGAGGACTGCTGGTGGTCGGTGATGCATATGACTGGAAAAGCGGTCCAGAGGTGCTGCTCGGAGGCTGGGGGGAGATGATGACTCCGACGCTATTGAGGAACATTTTGGAATCATCATGGTCATTGGTGGAGGAAACAAGCATGGCATATTATGTTCCAAGGTGTCGGAGGCTCGCCATAATCGGCAATGCTCACTTCACCATCTGGAAGAAGAAGCAAGATGATGACTCCCAAGACTGAACAATCAAGCACTCTGACTGCCTCTAGCAAGCTGTAGATACAAGGACCTAGAGCTGTTCTCTATTCCCATCCCCAGGCTCTCATTGACCCCTATGGATTTAACTCTCTTCCCCAATAAATTCCACAGAAATGATAATGACATGAATTGCCATACCTTAACCTTTTCTGTGTTGGTCCCATTTTATCACAGCTTTGAAGTCAATGTTGGTCCCATAATATGACGTCATGATCTCATCTCACTCAGAtatgctgtgagcagtaaatttaggcctagatatgagaaaaaTGGTttatgcagtaagtgtgcaccatatgaaaaaaatcctgcagcacacagtgcataatgagaaaataaATGCGACTGTTTTTAGTTTAAAAttgcaactttgaggtgtattttcatatggatttttggttgtattctcgatttcttggtctcatttgacagaatggaagatattttacagaaatagagatgattttgattactttcaggAGTGAAAGTGGCTTGAAATTGGGGTCAAAATAACAGAAATGTTATATTTTTGCCAATATTGCAAAGTACACAACTGATGTCACTTGTCCAATATACATCCAAACGGCCAGTCTAATGTGCATTTAGGAATGCATTAatattatttatgcaattattacaataatgcagtagtctgcataacagtaaatcttttatttttgtgtgtgaataaaaattgaaaatgaaaagcaagtgtaatataagaggctCTGAGATGTGACTGAGGAACAAAGGAAATGTTtatttagtaccaggaatgtctacattattGGTTTTCTAATTGGCAATTGttgaattttgtatgaaattggccaaatttcctATTTCTGAACaccattggatagttgaaatagataaatgggcagtttcttgtactcagttaatAGAATAGAatgaatactagcaaaatagctatgagtttgacaGACTGGAActatggaattggccaaaaatagagtgcaaagtgggcagaattgctgatgcataaatatcattgagaccactaacttcgcaagagcataattgcataagttttccataaaattttgtacttttggtttcattacttttggaaaaagattctcagtcatttcataagataattttttttttaattcttcatcTCTGGGAGCAGTTTGAGAGCTTGGATCTGGacgctgaaagggttaagaaaccaGCATAACAAAAAATTTCCCAAAGCGACTAGAAGAAACGCATTAACCATCATTCAGTTACTGACTCTCGTGGGTAAGGAGTGTGCCAGCGATGCAGTTCTGATGACACCCTGACCTCATAAACGATTGTACCAGTACAAATGCCCAGGTGGAACAAACTATTAATGCTGTGGATGGAATACTTCAGGAACAGCACAGCAACACTGCTATACAATACAAAACCAACTCATCTTTACAGGGCCTGAAATCACAGTTTAAATCTACTTAGTAATCTTTATTTTAGCATGGTACAATGTACAGGAATGGGTGACATTcaggtgtgcatgcagaaaacCTATAGTTGGCCTATAGGCAAACTATAGGCCTATCTAAATTTAGACTAAAAGGTTGATAATGAGctcttgtatatacagtggacccccgagtttcgtgattaatctgttccagagagtctgccgactGGCGAAATTCATGATTTGTGAATCTATTTTCCCCTTTCAGAcagccaaaaatattaacaaaagatAATTTTttgaaagattaaatatagatttacatacagtaaacaatgacaaataaacataaagcactaataaaatggataaatgaacatttaacatcacacttaacctttattgattcttgttggtgtaggaggtaggtaggaggcaagaggaagacgagtttattatgcttcaatatgatgctaatatctaTCACAATTTTATCTGTCACAATTcgtctatcacaattcatctaatgtgacattataaacaatattaataatatagaaacatgatatatactctagaatgaataaaatatgtcataatgtattatttttatattatatattaccacattggccgattcccaccaaggcagggtggcccgaaaaagaaaaactttcaccatcattcactccatcactgtcttgccagaagggtgctttacactacagtttttaaactgcaacattaacacccctccttcagagtgcaggcactgtacttcccatctccaggactcaagtccggcctgccggtttccctgaatcccttcataaatgttaccttgctcacactccaacagcacgtcaagtattaaaaaccatttgtctccattcactcctatcaaacatgcttgcgcatgcccgctggaagtccaagcccttcgcacacaaaacctcctttaccccctccctccaacctttcctaggccgacccctaccccaccttccttccactacagactgatacactcttgaagtcattctgtttcactccattctctctacatgtctgaactacctcaacaacccttcctcagccctctggacaacggttttggcaatcctgcacctcctcctaacttccaaactatgaattctctgcataatattcacaccacacattgccctcagacatgacatctccactgcctccagccttctcctcgctgcaacattcatcacccatgcttcacaaccatataagagcgttggtaaaactgtactctcatacattcccctctttgcctccaaggacaaagttctttgtctccaaagactcctaagtgcaccggtcacccttttcccctcatcagttctatgattcacctcatctttcatagacccatctgctgacatgtccattcccaaatatctgaatacattaacctcctccatactctctccctccaatctgatatccaatctttcatcacctaatctttttgttatcctcataaccttactctttcctgtattcacttttaattttcttcttttacataccctaccaaataaCAAATaacaagtgttgttgttgggtttaaccctttcagggtccatcccatagatctacggctttacgttcagggtccaaaccgtagatctacgccaaaattctagcggcgtcaaatttagcacgagaaggctggtaagcctacatctgagagaatgggtctgggtggtcagtgtgcacaccatagaaaaaatctggatgcccgcatggcattgtgggaacgccggcaaagtagctttgttcataatGCCTGGCGGCAAGATGCTCTCACTCCCCAGTCACTCTcggggcgaattctgactctcctcttcacaacttacagttctaagactgatggaagtggagctgaagacgaattctgtggttttgaaccatatggtaccattgtgcaatatggtacaatggtaccatatggtacaatggtgccatgtcatacaatggtatatggtacaatggtatatggtacaatggtaccatatggtaaaatgtaccatatagtacattgtaccatatggtacattataccatatggtacagggtacagggaccctaatggaaataagtctgtctgactgttttgggttatcaaaggttctccaaacatatgctgctaagtatgataatctatgtaactttatttgtgtataactaaataaacttacttatgatgccacatgcacttgagtaagtttattaaggtgtacagaaatacaattacatagattatcatacatacatacatacgtataaaatcttaggataacccaaaaaagtcaaggtgacttatttcaatatttatccctgtatctgtaccatgtGGTGTCCTGtgctgtatggtaccctgtaccatatggtaccctgtgtcatatggtaccctgtgccatgtggttccctgtaccatatggtaccctgtaccatatggtaccctgtaccatatggtaccctgtaccatatagtacaatgtaccatatggtaccctgtaacatatgataccgtgtaccatatagttaataggtgttggtggcatgagacaccagccaagactgagtgagtggcgacacaagctagctactgactcctcagtttcccagacaaagtgctttgtcatccacctcaaggaacatatcaagatcctgtacacttgtaaatgtacaatagaacattactaatatacaacatttttgcatatttttgttgtaaacaattattgtaaacaaaataataatgaaaatattagtgtttattgtgttgaatacaacagtaccatatggtacaatgaacgatatggtaccattgtactgtatggtacaatgtaccatatggtaccattgcatcatatggtaccatatggtgccattacactatatggtaccataaggtaccattgcaccatatggtaccattgtatcatatggtaccattgtaccaaatggtgccattgtaccatatggtaccattgtatcgtatgataccattgtatcatatgataCCATTAttatatgataccattgtatcatatggtaccattgtatcatgtgccattgtgccatattgtaccatatggtaccattgtatcatatggtgccattgtaccatgtagtacaattgcaccctatggcaccattgtaccatatggtaccattgtattcaactcaataaccgcactaatattttcatcattttgtttacaataaacttgtaaacaagtttgtaagcaatataatgataaacaaattagcgCAGCTATTGCgtggaatacaatgagtgtacactaatacaatatacagtggacccccgcatactgttggccttgcataacgttaaatccgcataccgctacattttatcgccaagattttgcctcgcatacctctAAAAAACccactcaacgctgttcgtccgagacgcgtctaatgtgcgcccttagccagcctcacatgttccgccggtggcattgtttaccagccagcctccgcggtaacatccaagcatacaatcggaacatttcgtattattacagtgtttttggtgattttatctgcaaaataagtgaccatggccccaagaaagcttctagtgccaaccctacagcaataagggtaagaattactatagagatgaagaaaaagatcattgataagtatgaaagtggagtgcgtgtctccgagctggccaggttgtataataaaccccaatcaaccatcgctactattggtggtacagctgctgctgctgctgctgtaccactgtcagctgctgctgctgctgtagtaccgtctgctgctgctgtagcactgtcagctgctgctgctgttgtaccactgtcagctgctgctgctgctgttgtagtaccatctgctgctgctgtagtaccgtctgctgctgctgtagcatcgtctgctgctgctgtagcatcgtctgctgctgctgtagcactgtcagctgctgctgctgctgtaccaccgtcagctgctgctgctgctgtagcatcgtctgctgctgctgtagcactgtcagctgctgctgctgctgctgtagcaccgttgttggtgtggctaattgagaataccaagaaacaattaaccccagaggatttgccacccaggataacccaaaaatgtcagtgtcatcgaagattgtctaacttatttccatttgggtccttaatcttctctcccaggatgcaacccacaccagtcgactaacacccaggtgaacagggaaaaatgcctggaactagtgctcatattggtgaatttaaagccagcaaaggttggtttgagagatttaagaattgtagtggcatacacagtgtgataaggcctgttctggaagaaaatgccaaacaggacctacagtactcaggaggaaaaggcactcccaggacacagtgtctcatcagtcattgctgcatcttcaataaaggtgtcatttattctttatttagtagagtagtacatgcacaatatatatcgTGCATGTACTACTccactattgtgcatgtatccttctctttgtgtgtaggaaaatgtatatttcatgtggtaaaatttttttttcatacttttggatgtcttgcacggattaatttgatttccattatttcttatggggaaaattcattcgcataacgataatttcgcataacaatgagctctcttgcacggattaatatcgctatgcgggggtccactgtacattatattggtctcacaggccacaaatgttattagaaaaagaaaaaaatagaaaagaaaagaaagaagtataaaaaacgtaaaataaaaaaatgggattttgcggaagtcactgatgttgccgccacccggtcattttgggtcaacttcccgccgctgtatctcggtaagtactgatcagaaatttttgtttttttgtcttattaccttcacaaaaatatactctttaattctgtaagatttttttttttttttttttttttttttttaaaatttcttggacactggagcaccacttcagattttggccttggaccctgaaattGTTAAGGGCCACCACTGAGAGAAgctgtgttggtggaggtggaggctttggtcaccaccaccatcacacttaaacaatgtatgtaatttataaataagaaatatttacattttaatttataaataagaaatatttacattttaatttataaataagtaagtttattcaggtatacacaaatacagttacatacatagattatcatacatagcagcatatgtgtaaagtacccaggataacccaaaaaattcaagagtgacatatttccattggtgtccttttatatttacacttatatttactttcatacttacacttttatatttacacttaccttggaggagatgttagtttagttagtttgatgaaggaaatgttggcagaggtttagggtggtggaagagagCAGGGCGGTGTATGTTCAAGAGGTCCTATACACAGCCAACAACATTGGAGGGTTACTCTCATGTTGTTTTTCTAtcactcgcttaacttacttgctacactgttaattctacactttaccGCTGGCTGGAGCTATAACCTTTATCAATacctgaatcactgcagaaggcacattcttccctctctcttcttcctctactTTAGTACTTTAcaatgagttttttcttgaattttatcatgtttctcgccttctttaccaaagggctggcactaggagctttctttgggcccatggtggcttatttagtagttgcaagcacaaaaataataaattattatgaaatgtgttgtatgaacccatggggtgatggtcacatgctggtaaacaatggcacactgagtgcgaatagtgtgggagactggctttgtgtgcgcgctGACGGGCAGACACTACCAGAAGGTCACTGAATCACGAGTCCAATCACAAACCATAAAGCTAAATTTTGCGGAAAAAACTTGctgaaagtcggatttcacgaaagcTGCAACCGCCAAATGGCAGGAGTCCACTATACTATCTCTAAGGGGCCTGAACGATGAATTTGAGAATAACAAGGAGAGCAAACAAGCCTGTTAATGCATTTTGTAACATATTTAATATCAGCAAAAGAATGTGTTTTTTAAAGCAGATTTGAAGATGCTGGTAGACAGAGGCTCTGGAAATTTCTGGTAGGcagttccagattttgggtccTTTTATATGCACATTATTATTTGTATAGTGAATAGATTTAGGTAtttgaagggtggtggagtgtgttgtataGCAGTAGAC encodes the following:
- the LOC128689184 gene encoding ubiquinone biosynthesis O-methyltransferase-like, translating into MEKVVYALSGATAVSACVAAWAVYKWVCTRSALRAYTHVYTDAREVQRYLEHHYGSLADLSELKDIVPEEAVDYQRRLADFCGVACERWQVAKDRVLDVGCGPGGLSFHLSRHFRQVIGTDVSYEMITAAQTLKQFGEFAVSFPSEGGNHVSFHSIRVPDDSSRERVEFWDEDACALAYTCGTFDCVVASNVLTVMYDPKSFLQDIHRYVTNGGLLVVGDAYDWKSGPEVLLGGWGEMMTPTLLRNILESSWSLVEETSMAYYVPRCRRLAIIGNAHFTIWKKKQDDDSQD